Proteins from one Gossypium raimondii isolate GPD5lz chromosome 8, ASM2569854v1, whole genome shotgun sequence genomic window:
- the LOC105792494 gene encoding uncharacterized protein LOC105792494 isoform X1, whose translation MFQAKNNSAICLNQSTLNNVSSVLSPSIIRCLSDISEMDTVHLSVDLVSAARRIVGFLRSVNECQWLHQRPTIIEAIRRYDEVWMPLISNLTVVGSTPPLVLPPFDVEWVWFCHTLNPVGYKKYCESRFSKLIGKPSIFNEENEEYALMRCKEIWVQRYPAEPFENEVESDSQDPPLLNEDLFNEVQKHKLLYSKFSQPYLYELVYLIAARQRYKGFLYMIQRFGDGCFRFVPAFDILLMLLTHQQSYPTAYADDLKDMWENMAKVVGLWETVQEKEVEETNKIWERTFDEPYEKAGGEIAMAKRPIYWEISDVDVNTKYKSMIPRFLLEVCIFVRLNARMKATNGDMKHNFLRLRMVRCHRELKLDKSIPDFSYDSWRKAWHLYCEFGTRGLIVEFRGRGGHCFKGSKLVNSMPFSWNDLLRAPSITLTREIDQVRVLASVTPPVQAPYLLKCVPDRVTDDSGAMISDVILKLNNYRPQKGRWLSRTVLDHAGRECFVVRIRVGEGFWRRGAETPSAVNREDRIIEIREGSWSYVAGSIGRAPEKVVGTATPKESPDQWQAAWQFSTGDELLINCGSSTSSSSLSFSMKSRESSDSFVMLLRGRKMQYRDKETESKVAEDEQEDDDGFVTLVRFTEENPTGRATALLNWRLLVVELSPEEDAILVLLLCISILRTVSEMTKEDAGGLLVRQRLKEAKVGARDWGSIVLHPSSLSSSNTSPYLQPWYWNASQVMAQHEDTGNTRKPAPVEGGDMLYRRGIIT comes from the exons ATGTTTCAAGCAAAGAACAACTCTGCCATATGTCTTAATCAAAGTACCTTAAACAATGTCTCGTCGGTGCTGTCGCCGTCGATAATAAGGTGTCTCAGCGATATATCGGAGATGGACACGGTTCATCTCAGTGTCGATCTAGTGTCGGCGGCGAGACGAATTGTTGGGTTCTTGAGAAGTGTTAATGAATGTCAGTGGCTTCATCAGAGACCAACTATTATTGAAGCAATAAGGAG GTATGATGAGGTATGGATGCCATTGATTTCTAATCTGACGGTGGTGGGGTCAACGCCTCCTTTGGTTTTGCCACCTTTTGATGTTGAATGGGTTTGGTTTTGTCACACCTTGAATCCA GTTGGTTACAAGAAATATTGCGAGTCAAGGTTCTCAAAACTAATAGGAAAACCATCGATTTTCAATGAGGAAAATGAAGAATATGCATTGATGAGATGTAAAGAAATTTGGGTTCAAAGATATCCGGCTGAACCTTTTGAGAATGAAGTAGAATCAGATTCTCAAGACCCACCATTACTAAATGAAGATCTTTTCAATGAAGTTCAAAAGCACAAGCttttatactcaaaattttcacaacCATATTTGTATGAGTTAGTGTATTTGATAGCTGCTAGACAAAGATACAAAGGATTTCTATATATGATCCAAAGATTTGGAGATGGGTGCTTTAGGTTTGTGCCTGCTTTTGATATTCTCCTAATGCTGCTTACACACCAG CAGAGCTATCCAACAGCATATGCAGATGATTTGAAGGACATGTGGGAAAACATGGCGAAGGTGGTGGGGTTATGGGAGACAGTGCAAGAAAAAGAAGTGGAAGAAACAAACAAGATCTGGGAAAGAACCTTCGATGAACCTTATGAAAAAGCTGGAGGTGAGATAGCTATGGCCAAGCGACCAATCTATTGGGAGATTTCAGATGTTGATGTCAACACTAAATATAAGTCCATGATCCCAAGATTCCTACTTGAG GTATGCATTTTTGTGAGGCTCAATGCTCGGATGAAGGCAACGAATGGGGACATGAAACACAATTTCCTCCGTCTCCGGATGGTAAGATGTCACAGGGAGTTGAAGCTTGATAAATCGATCCCCGATTTTTCGTATGATTCATGGCGGAAAGCTTGGCATTTGTACTGTGAGTTTGGAACTCGAGGATTGATCGTTGAGTTTCGTGGCCGTGGTGGTCACTGCTTCAAAGGAAGTAAATTGGTGAACTCAATGCCATTTTCTTGGAATGATTTGCTAAGGGCACCTTCTATTACTTTGACAAGAGAAATTGATCAAGTAAGAGTTCTTGCTTCTGTAACTCCCCCAGTTCAAGCACCATACCTATTGAAATGTGTTCCGGATAGAGTTACGGATGATTCTGGAGCAATGATATCCGATGTGatcctaaaattaaacaattaccGGCCCCAGAAAGGTCGTTGGTTGTCTCGCACGGTTCTAGACCATGCTGGGAGAGAGTGTTTTGTTGTTAGAATAAG AGTGGGAGAAGGGTTTTGGAGAAGAGGAGCTGAAACTCCTTCTGCCGTAAATCGGGAGGATCGAATAATTGAGATTCGTGAAGGTTCTTGGTCTTATGTTGCCGGCTCTATCGGTAGAGCTCCCG AGAAAGTGGTAGGAACAGCAACACCGAAGGAATCTCCGGATCAGTGGCAAGCAGCATGGCAGTTTTCAACAGGAGATGAGTTACTGATAAATTGCGGATCTTCGACATCGAGTTCCAGCCTAAGTTTTAGCATGAAAAGTAGAGAATCATCGGATTCATTT GTGATGTTGTTGAGGGGCAGGAAAATGCAATATCGAGATAAAGAAACCGAAAGCAAAGTAGCAGAAGACGAACAGGAAGATGATGATGGATTCGTGACTCTCGTAAGGTTTACCGAAGAGAATCCGACAGGAAGAGCAACAGCACTGCTTAATTGGAGGCTGTTAGTGGTAGAATTATCGCCCGAAGAAGATGCCATTTTGGTCCTTCTACTTTGTATCTCGATATTACGTACGGTATCAGAGATGACCAAGGAAGATGCCGGGGGTTTATTGGTAAGACAGAGGTTGAAGGAAGCGAAGGTCGGCGCTAGAGACTGGGGATCCATCGTACTCCATCCTTCTTCACTATCCTCATCCAATACTTCACCTTATCTACAACCTTGGTATTGGAATGCTAGCCAAGTAATGGCACAACATGAAGATACCGGTAACACAAGAAAACCGGCACCGGTCGAGGGCGGTGATATGTTGTACAGGCGAGGGATCATTACATAA
- the LOC105792494 gene encoding uncharacterized protein LOC105792494 isoform X2 → MFQAKNNSAICLNQSTLNNVSSVLSPSIIRCLSDISEMDTVHLSVDLVSAARRIVGFLRSVNECQWLHQRPTIIEAIRRYDEVWMPLISNLTVVGSTPPLVLPPFDVEWVWFCHTLNPVGYKKYCESRFSKLIGKPSIFNEENEEYALMRCKEIWVQRYPAEPFENEVESDSQDPPLLNEDLFNEVQKHKLLYSKFSQPYLYELVYLIAARQRYKGFLYMIQRFGDGCFRFVPAFDILLMLLTHQSYPTAYADDLKDMWENMAKVVGLWETVQEKEVEETNKIWERTFDEPYEKAGGEIAMAKRPIYWEISDVDVNTKYKSMIPRFLLEVCIFVRLNARMKATNGDMKHNFLRLRMVRCHRELKLDKSIPDFSYDSWRKAWHLYCEFGTRGLIVEFRGRGGHCFKGSKLVNSMPFSWNDLLRAPSITLTREIDQVRVLASVTPPVQAPYLLKCVPDRVTDDSGAMISDVILKLNNYRPQKGRWLSRTVLDHAGRECFVVRIRVGEGFWRRGAETPSAVNREDRIIEIREGSWSYVAGSIGRAPEKVVGTATPKESPDQWQAAWQFSTGDELLINCGSSTSSSSLSFSMKSRESSDSFVMLLRGRKMQYRDKETESKVAEDEQEDDDGFVTLVRFTEENPTGRATALLNWRLLVVELSPEEDAILVLLLCISILRTVSEMTKEDAGGLLVRQRLKEAKVGARDWGSIVLHPSSLSSSNTSPYLQPWYWNASQVMAQHEDTGNTRKPAPVEGGDMLYRRGIIT, encoded by the exons ATGTTTCAAGCAAAGAACAACTCTGCCATATGTCTTAATCAAAGTACCTTAAACAATGTCTCGTCGGTGCTGTCGCCGTCGATAATAAGGTGTCTCAGCGATATATCGGAGATGGACACGGTTCATCTCAGTGTCGATCTAGTGTCGGCGGCGAGACGAATTGTTGGGTTCTTGAGAAGTGTTAATGAATGTCAGTGGCTTCATCAGAGACCAACTATTATTGAAGCAATAAGGAG GTATGATGAGGTATGGATGCCATTGATTTCTAATCTGACGGTGGTGGGGTCAACGCCTCCTTTGGTTTTGCCACCTTTTGATGTTGAATGGGTTTGGTTTTGTCACACCTTGAATCCA GTTGGTTACAAGAAATATTGCGAGTCAAGGTTCTCAAAACTAATAGGAAAACCATCGATTTTCAATGAGGAAAATGAAGAATATGCATTGATGAGATGTAAAGAAATTTGGGTTCAAAGATATCCGGCTGAACCTTTTGAGAATGAAGTAGAATCAGATTCTCAAGACCCACCATTACTAAATGAAGATCTTTTCAATGAAGTTCAAAAGCACAAGCttttatactcaaaattttcacaacCATATTTGTATGAGTTAGTGTATTTGATAGCTGCTAGACAAAGATACAAAGGATTTCTATATATGATCCAAAGATTTGGAGATGGGTGCTTTAGGTTTGTGCCTGCTTTTGATATTCTCCTAATGCTGCTTACACACCAG AGCTATCCAACAGCATATGCAGATGATTTGAAGGACATGTGGGAAAACATGGCGAAGGTGGTGGGGTTATGGGAGACAGTGCAAGAAAAAGAAGTGGAAGAAACAAACAAGATCTGGGAAAGAACCTTCGATGAACCTTATGAAAAAGCTGGAGGTGAGATAGCTATGGCCAAGCGACCAATCTATTGGGAGATTTCAGATGTTGATGTCAACACTAAATATAAGTCCATGATCCCAAGATTCCTACTTGAG GTATGCATTTTTGTGAGGCTCAATGCTCGGATGAAGGCAACGAATGGGGACATGAAACACAATTTCCTCCGTCTCCGGATGGTAAGATGTCACAGGGAGTTGAAGCTTGATAAATCGATCCCCGATTTTTCGTATGATTCATGGCGGAAAGCTTGGCATTTGTACTGTGAGTTTGGAACTCGAGGATTGATCGTTGAGTTTCGTGGCCGTGGTGGTCACTGCTTCAAAGGAAGTAAATTGGTGAACTCAATGCCATTTTCTTGGAATGATTTGCTAAGGGCACCTTCTATTACTTTGACAAGAGAAATTGATCAAGTAAGAGTTCTTGCTTCTGTAACTCCCCCAGTTCAAGCACCATACCTATTGAAATGTGTTCCGGATAGAGTTACGGATGATTCTGGAGCAATGATATCCGATGTGatcctaaaattaaacaattaccGGCCCCAGAAAGGTCGTTGGTTGTCTCGCACGGTTCTAGACCATGCTGGGAGAGAGTGTTTTGTTGTTAGAATAAG AGTGGGAGAAGGGTTTTGGAGAAGAGGAGCTGAAACTCCTTCTGCCGTAAATCGGGAGGATCGAATAATTGAGATTCGTGAAGGTTCTTGGTCTTATGTTGCCGGCTCTATCGGTAGAGCTCCCG AGAAAGTGGTAGGAACAGCAACACCGAAGGAATCTCCGGATCAGTGGCAAGCAGCATGGCAGTTTTCAACAGGAGATGAGTTACTGATAAATTGCGGATCTTCGACATCGAGTTCCAGCCTAAGTTTTAGCATGAAAAGTAGAGAATCATCGGATTCATTT GTGATGTTGTTGAGGGGCAGGAAAATGCAATATCGAGATAAAGAAACCGAAAGCAAAGTAGCAGAAGACGAACAGGAAGATGATGATGGATTCGTGACTCTCGTAAGGTTTACCGAAGAGAATCCGACAGGAAGAGCAACAGCACTGCTTAATTGGAGGCTGTTAGTGGTAGAATTATCGCCCGAAGAAGATGCCATTTTGGTCCTTCTACTTTGTATCTCGATATTACGTACGGTATCAGAGATGACCAAGGAAGATGCCGGGGGTTTATTGGTAAGACAGAGGTTGAAGGAAGCGAAGGTCGGCGCTAGAGACTGGGGATCCATCGTACTCCATCCTTCTTCACTATCCTCATCCAATACTTCACCTTATCTACAACCTTGGTATTGGAATGCTAGCCAAGTAATGGCACAACATGAAGATACCGGTAACACAAGAAAACCGGCACCGGTCGAGGGCGGTGATATGTTGTACAGGCGAGGGATCATTACATAA
- the LOC105792495 gene encoding pectinesterase codes for MAMEMKVSALCIIFLLTFLFSESVASFPSSSLNTHSICKHTPHADFCKYLFSSNKLFNTLDYGRVSIHHSLLNARTFLDSINQHFLAHPSNSTSKQALEDCRFLADQNVDFLSQISDRINSSTDSLDSVEADDLHALLSAALTNVETCLEALESTPSASRIKDRFLQSNGTKSFSVSLAVSKHWVHSSTNPERNHVFHKLIDDTYTPLSVFMSSNDKQTIYEYATGKRDVKTLTNGKITVKQVVMVRHNGDGQFKTINDAITAMPNVTGDSNEYYVIYIPTGVYEEYISIPKYKQNLVLVGGLSTNPTIISGNRSVGDGSTTFSSATLAVFGKKFIAVDITFRNTAGPSKYQAVAVLNGADQSIFNRCTFEGYRNTLYVHSFRQFYVNCHILGTVDFIFGNAAAVIQESYIHARLPLPTQDDVITAQGRTDPSQNTGISIISSFIRANDDLISNMGLTKIYLGRPWKDYSRTVYVSSSLDGLVADEGWKKRDGDFGLSTVYFGEYDNYGLGRDTGDRVDWPGFHNMTKTEALNFTVARFIGGHKWLPATGVHYFGGLRD; via the exons ATGGCCATGGAAATGAAGGTTTCAGCCCTTTGTATCATATTTCTTCTCACCTTTCTCTTCTCTGAGTCTGTTGCTAGCTTTCCTTCTTCATCCCTTAACACACACTCCATTTGCAAACACACCCCACATGCAGATTTCTGCAAATATCTTTTTTCTTCTAACAAGTTGTTCAACACCCTCGACTATGGCAGGGTCTCGATCCATCATTCCTTGTTGAATGCTCGTACTTTCCTCGATTCAATCAATCAGCATTTCCTCGCACACCCTTCGAATTCGACGTCAAAACAAGCCCTAGAGGATTGCCGGTTTCTAGCCGATCAGAATGTTGATTTCTTGTCACAAATATCAGACAGAATCAATTCTTCTACCGATAGTTTAGACAGCGTCGAGGCTGATGATTTGCACGCTTTGCTTAGCGCTGCTTTGACTAATGTAGAAACATGTCTCGAAGCACTCGAATCGACACCGTCAGCATCGAGAATTAAGGACCGGTTTTTACAATCTAATGGAACAAAGAGCTTCAGTGTTTCTCTTGCAGTTTCAAAGCATTGGGTTCATAGCTCGACCAATCCAGAAAGAAACCATGTTTTTCACAAGTTGATTGATGATACCTACACTCCTTTATCTGTGTTTATGTCTTCTAACGATAAACAAACAATTTATGAATATGCAACTGGGAAAAGGGATGTTAAGACATTAacaaatgggaaaattacaGTGAAACAAGTAGTGATGGTAAGACATAATGGAGATGGCCAATTCAAAACCATCAACGATGCCATCACAGCCATGCCGAACGTTACCGGTGACAGCAACGAATACTATGTGATTTACATACCTACCGGTGTCTACGAAGAGTACATTTCGATACCAAAGTATAAACAGAACTTGGTTTTGGTAGGCGGTCTCAGCACCAACCCCACGATAATCTCCGGAAATCGCAGCGTTGGCGATGGCTCAACCACATTCAGTTCAGCAACACTCg CTGTCTTTGGGAAGAAATTTATTGCAGTGGACATAACATTTCGAAACACAGCTGGACCGAGCAAGTACCAAGCCGTCGCTGTCCTAAACGGAGCCGATCAATCCATATTTAATAGATGCACGTTCGAGGGATACCGGAATACCTTATACGTCCACTCTTTCAGACAATTCTACGTAAACTGCCATATTTTAGGCACCGTTGATTTCATATTCGGCAATGCGGCCGCTGTGATACAAGAATCTTACATACACGCTCGACTACCGTTGCCAACACAAGACGATGTCATCACTGCTCAAGGAAGGACCGATCCGAGCCAAAACACGGGCATATCGATCATAAGTTCCTTCATTAGAGCCAATGATGATTTAATCTCAAACATGGGATTGACGAAAATATATTTGGGAAGACCATGGAAGGATTATTCGAGGACGGTTTATGTGAGTAGTAGCTTGGATGGATTGGTTGCAGATGAGGGTTGGAAAAAAAGGGATGGAGATTTTGGACTAAGTACAGTTTATTTTGGGGAATATGATAACTATGGTTTAGGAAGAGATACGGGTGATAGAGTGGATTGGCCTGGCTTCCATAATATGACTAAAACTGAAGCTCTTAACTTCACTGTTGCAAGATTCATTGGAGGTCATAAATGGTTGCCTGCAACTGGTGTTCATTATTTTGGGGGATTACGTGATTGA
- the LOC105792489 gene encoding probable protein phosphatase 2C 34, with translation MRHFSSMFNGLARSFSMRRGKNSSNGDGREAAETMAKDAKKHDMILRSSGFVNVDGSNNLASVCSKRGRKGVNQDCAIVWEGFGSQADMLFCGIFDGHGPWGHFVAKKVRESMPSSLLCNWQETLAQTSLDPDLESDKKHQRFHIWKHSYLKTCAAVDHELEQYRKIDSFYSGTTALTIVRQGDIIYVANVGDSRAVLATNSDDGNLVPVQLTVDFKPNLPQESERIIQCKGRVFCMHDEPGVHRVWLPNEESPGLAMSRAFGDYCIKDYGLISVPEVTHRHITNKDQFVVLATDGVWDVVSNQEAIQIVSSTPDKAKAAKRLVEFAACAWKKKRKGIAMDDISAICLFFHSSHHEVNLVTTSK, from the exons ATGAGGCATTTTTCCTCCATGTTCAATGGGTTGGCGAGGTCGTTTTCGATGCGAAGAGGGAAGAATTCGAGCAATGGTGATGGAAGAGAAGCTGCTGAGACAATGGCAAAAGATGCAAAGAAACATGACATGATTTTGAGGTCTTCTGGTTTTGTAAATGTTGATGGTTCTAACAATTTGGCCTCAGTTTGTTCCAAGAGAGGCAGGAAAGGAGTGAACCAGGATTGTGCTATTGTATGGGAG GGATTTGGAAGTCAAGCAGACATGTTGTTTTGTGGCATATTTGATGGTCATGGTCCATGGGGTCATTTCGTAGCGAAAAAGGTTCGAGAATCGATGCCTTCGTCCTTGCTTTGCAATTGGCAAGAGACTCTAGCTCAGACATCGCTCGACCCGGATTTGGAATCTGATAAAAAGCATCAGAGGTTTCATATATGGAAGCATTCTTATCTGAAGACTTGTGCTGCTGTCGATCACGAGCTCGAACAATATCGAAAAATCGATTCGTTTTACAGTGGAACAACCGCCTTGACAATTGTCAGACAG GGAGACATCATATACGTAGCCAATGTCGGTGATTCTCGGGCTGTTTTGGCAACGAATTCCGATGATGGAAACTTGGTTCCCGTTCAGCTTACTGTTGATTTCAAACCAAATTTACCTC AGGAGAGTGAGCGGATAATTCAGTGCAAAGGTCGCGTTTTCTGCATGCACGATGAACCAGGGGTACACAGAGTTTGGCTGCCTAATGAAGAGTCACCAGGACTAGCAATGTCTAGAGCTTTTGGCGATTACTGCATTAAGGACTACGGTCTTATTTCGGTTCCTGAAGTCACACATAGACATATAACCAACAAAGACCAATTCGTCGTGCTCGCCACCGATGGG GTATGGGATGTAGTTTCCAATCAGGAAGCAATTCAAATAGTATCTTCGACACCAGACAAGGCGAAGGCAGCGAAGCGTTTAGTCGAGTTTGCGGCCTGTGcttggaagaagaaaaggaaaggcaTTGCAATGGATGATATTTCCGCTATCTGCCTCTTCTTCCACTCATCTCACCATGAAGTTAATCTTGTAACAACTTCAAAATAG
- the LOC105792491 gene encoding probable ribosomal protein S11, mitochondrial translates to MHPLSSIRQLRHSSTSALLQRFSNFNWVCRASSNRPAFLGGLKSFSAGAHSSENVGTPEKNFDQQTMKDNVSATYASTFQNFFRPLGEQSTENVGHLGRNLDQQAVKGNVSARYASAFRDFTRPSGQTEFRSGGNYRSMDVVMEAIDGDRRANYRGSQFRQDHIEQNEHFAHIKIMRNNTFVTVTDSNGNKKCGASAGMSGLLGGTKVSKYATEAVAEYAGRKARKMGIKSVVVRVKGFIHFKKKKQAILSFREGFKNPIVFIEDVTRHPHNGCRLPKKRRI, encoded by the exons atgcaCCCATTGTCTTCAATTCGACAGCTTCGCCATTCCTCTACTTCAGCCTTGCTTCAACGCTTTAGCAACTTCAATTGGGTGTGTCGAGCTTCTTCCAACCGCCCTGCTTTTCTCG GAGGTTTAAAGAGTTTCAGTGCCGGTGCACATTCTTCTGAGAATGTTGGAACTCCGGAGAAGAATTTTGATCAACAGACAATGAAGGATAATGTCTCTGCTACATATGCTTCGACTTTCCAGAATTTTTTTCGTCCTTTAGGTGAACAATCTACTGAGAATGTTGGACATCTAGGGAGGAATTTGGATCAACAGGCAGTGAAAGGGAATGTCTCCGCTAGATATGCTTCGGCTTTCCGGGATTTTACTCGTCCTTCAGGTCAAACAGAATTCAGGTCAGGCGGGAATTACAGGTCCATGGATGTTGTGATGGAAGCAATAGATGGAGATAGAAGGGCAAACTATAGGGGTTCTCAATTTCGGCAAGACCATATCGAGCAAAACGAACATTTTGCGCACATAAAGATCATGCGCAACAATACCTTCGTCACTGTGACAGATTCCAATGGAAATAAAAAATGTGGAGCCTCGGCTGGAATGTCAGGACTTTTAGGAGGCACGAAAGTATCTAAGTATGCTACTGAAGCAGTGGCAGAATATGCTGGGCGCAAGGCAAGGAAAATGGGGATTAAATCGGTTGTGGTAAGAGTGAAAGGCTTTATCcattttaagaagaaaaaacaagCAATTCTTAGCTTTCGTGAGGGCTTTAAAAATCCTATTGTCTTCATTGAGGACGTCACTCGTCATCCACATAATGGATGCCGGCTTCCAAAGAAGAGACGAATCTAA